From the Leptolyngbya sp. O-77 genome, one window contains:
- a CDS encoding type II CAAX endopeptidase family protein — protein MTLKRLILSVLTLFVAILVGGSLWSSFQEPQITNRLQLYQTNLLLHATAATEITGEVDGAALQKALLGESPLKTALEQYQAVRKAAEADLAKLEKRLATVDPATLGDSGPPPAASARPIPSRTVDSQAARLTTALQQQRSLLDQLDLSIGILQAEQGDLTAAQQTWGKLAESAAAGSPAADTARTLTGLWNEPPRIVPDAEMQLQKGLEGWFRYTALDRLYSLQQRTEALNALRADEAAIAQGTLGKLALVGTVPVLGAIAGAGLLVFLVAQRLTQGKQSILALNGEVPWDVPWDWEIIWQVLIVGFFIAGQVVAPLIVGVLSPVLTAFGPRAKAVYAFTYYLLMAGSGLAVLYWSIRKWIPLPKDWFQYRVAGRWPLWGLGGYLVALPLMIGVSLVNQQIWQGQGGSNPLLQIVLEEGDALSLGLFLFTAAVAAPIFEETLFRGFLLPSLTRYMPVWGAIALSSLLFAVAHLSLSEVIPLTTLGAVLGMVYTRSRNLLAPILLHSLWNAITMIGLFVLGSGARL, from the coding sequence ATGACCCTCAAACGACTGATTCTCAGCGTGTTGACGCTGTTTGTGGCAATTTTGGTCGGCGGTTCGCTCTGGAGTAGTTTTCAAGAACCGCAAATTACGAACCGTTTACAGCTTTATCAGACCAACTTGCTGCTGCACGCCACGGCGGCCACCGAAATCACGGGAGAGGTCGATGGGGCGGCCTTGCAAAAGGCGCTGCTAGGAGAGTCTCCGCTGAAGACGGCGCTGGAGCAGTATCAAGCCGTTCGGAAGGCGGCAGAGGCCGATCTGGCGAAGCTGGAAAAGCGGTTGGCGACGGTTGATCCGGCGACGCTGGGAGACTCTGGCCCGCCGCCCGCTGCGTCCGCGCGCCCGATTCCGTCGCGCACGGTCGATTCGCAAGCGGCCCGCCTGACTACTGCGCTCCAGCAGCAGCGATCGCTCCTCGATCAGTTGGATTTGAGCATTGGCATTTTGCAGGCGGAGCAGGGCGATTTGACCGCTGCCCAGCAAACCTGGGGAAAACTGGCCGAGAGCGCCGCAGCAGGCAGCCCCGCAGCGGACACCGCCAGAACCCTGACGGGCCTCTGGAACGAGCCGCCTCGCATTGTGCCCGATGCCGAAATGCAGCTTCAGAAGGGGCTAGAGGGCTGGTTTCGCTATACGGCGTTGGATCGACTCTATAGCTTGCAGCAGCGCACTGAGGCGCTGAACGCGCTGCGGGCAGACGAGGCAGCGATCGCCCAGGGAACCCTCGGCAAGCTGGCGCTGGTGGGCACAGTGCCCGTGTTAGGGGCGATCGCCGGGGCAGGGCTACTGGTTTTTCTGGTCGCCCAGCGGCTGACCCAAGGCAAACAGTCGATCCTGGCGCTAAATGGCGAGGTACCGTGGGACGTGCCCTGGGACTGGGAAATCATCTGGCAAGTGCTGATTGTCGGCTTTTTCATTGCGGGGCAGGTGGTGGCACCGCTGATTGTCGGGGTGCTGAGTCCAGTCCTGACGGCGTTTGGGCCACGGGCAAAGGCGGTCTATGCCTTCACCTATTACCTGCTGATGGCGGGGTCGGGGCTGGCGGTGCTGTACTGGTCGATCCGCAAGTGGATTCCCCTACCCAAGGACTGGTTTCAATATCGCGTGGCGGGCCGCTGGCCGCTGTGGGGGCTGGGTGGCTATCTGGTGGCGCTGCCGCTGATGATTGGCGTGTCGCTGGTGAATCAGCAAATCTGGCAGGGGCAGGGCGGCAGCAATCCGCTCTTGCAAATTGTCCTGGAAGAAGGCGATGCGCTGTCGCTGGGGCTGTTCCTGTTCACCGCTGCGGTGGCCGCGCCGATTTTTGAAGAGACGCTATTTCGCGGGTTTCTGCTGCCGTCGCTGACGCGGTATATGCCCGTGTGGGGGGCGATCGCCCTTAGCAGCCTGCTATTTGCCGTTGCCCACCTCAGCCTATCGGAGGTGATCCCGCTGACCACGCTGGGCGCAGTGTTGGGAATGGTCTATACGCGATCGCGCAATCTGCTAGCGCCTATCCTGCTGCACAGCCTGTGGAACGCCATCACCATGATTGGGCTATTTGTGCTGGGGAGCGGGGCACGGCTATAG
- a CDS encoding cysteine synthase A — protein sequence MDIKSGFVGTIGNTPLIRLHSFCEETGCEILGKAEFLNPGGSVKDRAALYIIQDAEEKGLLKPGGTVVEGTAGNTGIGLAHICNAKGYKCLIIIPETQSQEKMDLLRTLGAEVRPVPAVPYRDPNNYVKLSGRIAEETENAIWANQFDNLANRLAHYETTGPEIWMQTGGKIDAWVAATGTGGTYAGAAMFFKEKNPNIRCVLADPMGSALYHYFKTGELKIEGSSITEGIGTSRVTANLAGAPVDDAIRIDDHEVLRVVYQLLHKDGLFMGGSVGINVGAAVALAKQMGPGHTIVTVLCDGGARYQSRLYNREWLASKGLLIAS from the coding sequence ATGGATATTAAGAGCGGATTTGTCGGCACGATTGGGAACACGCCCCTAATTCGCCTGCACAGCTTTTGTGAAGAAACAGGCTGTGAAATTTTGGGCAAGGCGGAATTTCTCAACCCCGGCGGTTCTGTGAAAGATCGGGCAGCGCTATACATCATCCAGGATGCCGAAGAGAAGGGACTCCTGAAACCGGGTGGGACGGTGGTGGAAGGGACAGCGGGCAACACGGGCATCGGGCTGGCCCACATCTGCAATGCCAAAGGCTACAAGTGCTTGATCATCATTCCCGAAACCCAGTCTCAGGAAAAGATGGACCTGCTGCGGACGCTGGGGGCGGAGGTGCGCCCGGTGCCCGCCGTGCCCTACCGCGACCCGAATAACTATGTAAAGCTGTCGGGGCGCATCGCCGAAGAAACGGAGAACGCTATCTGGGCCAACCAGTTTGATAATCTGGCGAATCGTCTGGCCCATTATGAAACCACCGGGCCCGAAATCTGGATGCAGACGGGCGGCAAGATCGATGCCTGGGTGGCGGCGACAGGTACAGGTGGCACCTACGCCGGAGCCGCAATGTTTTTCAAAGAAAAGAACCCCAATATCCGCTGCGTGCTGGCTGATCCGATGGGCAGCGCGTTGTATCACTATTTCAAAACGGGAGAGCTAAAGATCGAAGGCAGCTCGATTACCGAAGGGATTGGCACGAGCCGCGTGACGGCCAACCTGGCGGGTGCGCCAGTGGATGACGCGATCCGCATTGACGACCATGAAGTGCTGCGCGTGGTCTACCAGCTTTTGCACAAAGATGGGCTGTTTATGGGCGGTTCAGTCGGCATTAACGTGGGGGCGGCGGTGGCGCTGGCCAAGCAGATGGGGCCGGGGCATACGATCGTGACGGTGCTGTGTGACGGTGGAGCCCGCTATCAGTCGCGCCTGTATAACCGCGAATGGCTGGCAAGTAAGGGCTTGCTGATTGCCAGCTAG
- a CDS encoding ABC transporter substrate-binding protein, whose product MISRLFSRLMGQQRRRRSGQTVFRQSAVRTVVSMPRWVLPSLGWLLVGAIALTGCNPTQFTTQAAQVPRIVLAELGDPKTFNPPMSNEVNPSLGLMFNGMLSQNGQTGELEPELAESWEISDDQQRITFTLRDGLKWSDGEPLTVDDVVFSFNDIYFNPDIPSGESDILRIGAEGKFPTVTKVGDRQVEFASPEPFAPLLRFAGGIAILPKHALADYVFSTGADGKPRFLSVWGTDTPPSEIVCNGPYRLKSYQPAERIVLERNPNYWRKDTQGNPQPYIEQYIMQIAGSTDTALIQFRSGGLDVLGVTPDYFALMKREEERGNFTIYNGGPALTTTFLAFNLNQGSRNGRPLVDPIKSRWFNTLEFRQAVAYALDRQRMINNIYQGVGVPQDSPINKQSPYHLSPEAGLPVYDYNLDKAKQLLQQAGFRTNAQGRLTDADGNLVRFTLITNAGNKIRESLGAQIKQDLDKLGITVDFQPIAFNTLVGKLSDTLDWEAHILGFSGAGVEPDGSRNVWSVNGTLHAFNQGALSGQDPIEGRVIADWEQRISDLYIQGSQELDDEKRKAIYAETQRLAQEYLPFIHLVNALSLSAVRNTVEGVKFSALGGALWNIYELKKISPE is encoded by the coding sequence ATGATTTCCAGGCTTTTCTCACGGCTAATGGGTCAGCAGCGCCGTCGGCGCTCTGGGCAAACGGTCTTTCGCCAGAGCGCTGTCCGAACCGTAGTCTCTATGCCGCGCTGGGTGCTGCCGTCTTTGGGCTGGCTACTCGTCGGGGCGATCGCCCTCACAGGCTGCAACCCAACGCAGTTCACCACTCAGGCAGCGCAAGTGCCGCGCATCGTGCTGGCAGAGCTGGGCGATCCCAAAACGTTTAACCCCCCCATGAGCAACGAGGTCAACCCCTCGCTGGGGCTGATGTTCAACGGGATGCTGTCGCAAAACGGGCAAACGGGCGAACTGGAGCCAGAACTGGCCGAGTCCTGGGAAATTTCCGACGATCAGCAGCGCATTACCTTCACCCTGCGCGACGGGCTGAAATGGTCTGATGGAGAACCGCTGACGGTGGATGATGTGGTGTTCAGCTTCAACGACATCTATTTCAATCCCGACATTCCCAGCGGCGAGAGCGACATTTTGCGGATTGGCGCAGAGGGCAAGTTTCCCACCGTGACGAAAGTGGGCGATCGCCAGGTCGAGTTTGCCTCTCCCGAACCCTTCGCGCCGCTGCTCCGCTTTGCAGGCGGCATCGCCATTCTGCCAAAACACGCATTAGCCGATTACGTCTTCTCCACCGGAGCCGACGGCAAGCCTCGCTTTCTCTCCGTCTGGGGCACCGACACGCCGCCCTCAGAAATCGTCTGCAACGGCCCCTATCGCCTCAAAAGCTATCAGCCCGCCGAGCGCATCGTGCTAGAGCGCAATCCCAACTACTGGCGCAAAGACACCCAGGGCAACCCCCAGCCCTACATCGAGCAATACATTATGCAGATTGCAGGCTCGACTGATACCGCGCTGATTCAGTTTCGCTCTGGCGGGTTGGACGTGCTGGGGGTCACACCCGACTATTTTGCCCTGATGAAGCGCGAAGAAGAACGCGGCAACTTCACCATCTACAACGGCGGCCCGGCGCTGACTACGACATTCCTCGCCTTCAACCTCAACCAGGGCAGCCGCAACGGCAGACCCCTGGTAGATCCCATCAAATCCCGCTGGTTCAATACGCTGGAGTTTCGTCAGGCCGTCGCCTATGCTCTCGATCGCCAGCGCATGATTAACAACATTTATCAGGGCGTTGGCGTGCCTCAAGACTCGCCCATCAACAAGCAAAGCCCCTACCACCTGTCTCCAGAAGCGGGGTTGCCTGTTTATGACTACAACCTCGACAAAGCCAAGCAACTGCTCCAGCAGGCGGGCTTTCGCACCAACGCGCAGGGACGGCTGACCGATGCCGACGGCAACCTCGTCCGCTTCACGCTGATCACCAACGCGGGCAACAAAATCCGCGAGAGCCTGGGCGCACAGATCAAGCAAGACCTGGACAAATTGGGCATTACAGTCGATTTTCAGCCGATCGCCTTCAACACACTCGTCGGCAAACTCTCCGATACGCTGGATTGGGAAGCGCATATCCTCGGCTTCTCTGGCGCAGGCGTAGAGCCAGACGGCAGCCGCAATGTGTGGTCCGTAAACGGCACGCTGCACGCCTTTAACCAGGGCGCACTGAGCGGGCAAGACCCCATCGAAGGGCGCGTTATCGCCGACTGGGAGCAGCGGATTAGTGACCTCTATATTCAAGGTAGCCAAGAGTTGGATGATGAGAAGCGCAAAGCCATCTATGCAGAAACACAGCGGCTCGCCCAGGAATATCTGCCGTTCATCCATTTAGTCAACGCGCTGTCGCTGTCTGCTGTGCGAAATACAGTCGAGGGTGTAAAATTCTCTGCGCTGGGCGGTGCGCTCTGGAATATCTATGAGTTGAAAAAAATCAGCCCAGAGTAA
- a CDS encoding Uma2 family endonuclease encodes MVTQPLQTQPILPPETAPPPPPVVYPCSDGKPLAETYIHLYAIIVTLEVLKQYLKGQRATVLADQFLYYAQGFPRLRVAPDVMVIQNVEPGGRDSYKIWEEGEVPAVIFEMTSAGTARHDETFKYTLYEQLGVQEYWLFDPKGEWIPEQLRGFRLHREVYEPITDGRSAVLNLRLQPDGELIAFYREDTGEKLLIPDELWELVEQERQRADAAERSRYGAIPKLQALGLSAEQIAEALSLPLTEVQQYIAPANDPAD; translated from the coding sequence ATGGTGACTCAGCCGCTCCAAACACAGCCCATTCTGCCGCCGGAGACTGCCCCGCCGCCACCCCCTGTCGTTTATCCCTGTTCCGACGGTAAACCCTTGGCCGAAACTTACATTCACCTCTACGCCATTATCGTGACCCTGGAAGTGCTGAAACAGTACCTCAAAGGGCAGCGGGCAACGGTGCTGGCAGATCAGTTTTTGTATTACGCCCAGGGGTTTCCCCGCCTGCGGGTGGCACCAGACGTGATGGTGATCCAAAACGTAGAGCCGGGCGGACGCGATAGCTACAAAATCTGGGAAGAGGGCGAAGTGCCTGCGGTGATTTTTGAGATGACCTCAGCGGGCACAGCGCGGCACGACGAAACCTTCAAATACACGCTGTATGAGCAGTTGGGCGTACAGGAATATTGGCTGTTTGACCCCAAGGGCGAATGGATTCCCGAACAATTGCGGGGCTTTCGGCTGCATCGTGAAGTGTACGAGCCGATTACCGACGGCCGCAGCGCCGTGCTAAACCTGCGGCTACAACCCGATGGGGAACTCATCGCCTTTTATCGAGAAGACACGGGCGAAAAACTGCTGATTCCCGATGAGCTGTGGGAACTGGTGGAGCAGGAACGGCAGCGGGCAGATGCGGCAGAGCGATCGCGCTACGGAGCCATTCCCAAACTGCAAGCCCTCGGCCTCAGCGCCGAGCAGATCGCCGAAGCCCTCAGCCTGCCGTTGACAGAAGTACAGCAGTACATCGCTCCAGCAAACGACCCGGCGGATTAA
- a CDS encoding IS5 family transposase (programmed frameshift): MTTRRYALRDDQWERLQDLLPGRAGAVGVTAKDNRLFVEAVLYRYRAGIPWRDLPERFGHFRKVHTRFRRWAKTGVWQRVFQVLSEDADNEYAMIDTTIVRAHQHSAGAKGGCQCQAIGRSKGGLSTKIHATVDALGNPTGFHLTPGQTCDLDGADVLLENIQADTVLADKGYDADQRVVERLQQQGKAAVIPPKRNRKTPREYDKELYKARHLIENFFAKLKQYRAIATRYDKLAETFLSAIYMAAALTWLN; the protein is encoded by the exons ATGACAACCCGACGCTACGCCCTGCGCGATGACCAATGGGAACGGCTCCAAGATTTGCTCCCTGGACGAGCGGGGGCGGTGGGAGTCACAGCAAAGGATAATCGTCTGTTTGTCGAGGCAGTGCTATATCGATATCGAGCCGGCATTCCCTGGCGAGACTTGCCAGAGCGGTTTGGTCATTTTCGCAAGGTTCACACCCGCTTTCGGCGCTGGGCAAAGACGGGCGTATGGCAACGGGTGTTTCAGGTGCTGTCTGAAGATGCAGACAACGAATACGCCATGATCGACACCACGATTGTGCGTGCTCATCAGCATAGTGCTGGGGCAAAGGGGGGATGCCAATGC CAAGCCATTGGTCGTAGTAAAGGGGGATTGAGCACCAAGATTCATGCGACTGTCGATGCACTGGGCAATCCGACAGGCTTTCACCTCACACCCGGGCAGACCTGTGACCTTGATGGGGCTGATGTGCTGCTAGAGAACATTCAAGCTGATACAGTCCTGGCTGACAAAGGATATGACGCAGACCAACGGGTGGTTGAGCGACTCCAACAACAGGGCAAGGCTGCTGTGATTCCGCCCAAGCGAAACCGCAAGACACCGCGTGAATACGACAAGGAGCTATACAAAGCGCGGCATCTGATTGAGAACTTCTTTGCCAAACTCAAGCAGTATCGAGCGATTGCGACACGCTATGACAAGTTAGCCGAGACGTTTCTGAGTGCAATTTACATGGCGGCTGCCCTGACTTGGCTTAATTGA
- a CDS encoding histidine phosphatase family protein, with amino-acid sequence MRHGISTYNTLRRIQGHFDESTLTDEGREAAQLTGLALRGLPFAAVYASPLQRARETAEILTAQLDNPPALQLRDDLKEINMVEWEGLPFDEVKERFPESYRHWQQEPEKLKMRLLTPEGEQEFFPVVDLYRQAAQFWRDTLPQHAGETILLVAHSGINRALIGTAVGLGPADYHALNQANCAISVLNFAGGFGEPVQLESVNLVDHLGKPLPDVRGNHRGPRMLLVRHGETDWNREKRFQGQIDVPLNENGRVQGEKAAFFLKDIPIDRAITSPMLRPKETAELILQFHPDVALETDDRLKEISHGLWEGKLEEEIQEVYADELAAWKVTPETVQMPAGENLQQVWERAIAAWNEIVASAPSNRPITILVVAHDAVNKAILSGLMGWGPEKFWVFKQGNGAVTVIDYPHGPTGRPMLQSLNITTHLGSGVLDKTAAGAL; translated from the coding sequence GTGCGCCACGGCATCAGCACCTACAACACCCTGCGCCGCATCCAGGGACATTTTGACGAGTCTACACTGACCGACGAAGGGCGCGAGGCGGCCCAGCTGACGGGGCTGGCACTGCGCGGGCTGCCCTTTGCCGCCGTGTATGCCAGTCCGCTCCAGCGGGCGCGGGAAACGGCCGAAATTCTCACGGCCCAGCTAGACAATCCGCCCGCCCTGCAACTGCGGGACGACCTCAAGGAAATCAACATGGTGGAGTGGGAAGGGCTGCCCTTTGACGAGGTGAAGGAGCGGTTTCCGGAGTCCTATCGCCACTGGCAACAGGAACCAGAAAAGCTGAAGATGCGGCTTCTGACACCAGAAGGGGAGCAGGAATTTTTCCCGGTGGTGGACTTGTATCGTCAGGCAGCGCAGTTTTGGCGGGACACACTGCCGCAGCACGCAGGCGAAACGATTTTGCTCGTTGCCCACAGCGGCATCAACCGGGCGCTAATTGGCACGGCGGTCGGTCTGGGGCCAGCGGACTATCATGCGCTGAATCAAGCCAACTGCGCCATCAGCGTGCTGAATTTTGCGGGCGGCTTTGGCGAACCCGTGCAGTTGGAGTCGGTGAATCTGGTCGATCACCTGGGCAAGCCGCTGCCGGACGTGCGCGGCAACCATCGCGGGCCGCGAATGCTGCTGGTGCGCCACGGCGAAACCGATTGGAACCGCGAAAAGCGCTTTCAGGGGCAAATCGACGTACCGCTGAATGAAAATGGGCGCGTCCAGGGCGAAAAAGCCGCGTTCTTTCTGAAAGATATCCCCATCGATCGGGCAATTACCAGCCCCATGCTGCGCCCCAAGGAAACGGCGGAACTGATTCTGCAATTTCACCCCGATGTTGCCCTAGAGACGGACGATCGCCTCAAGGAAATCAGCCACGGGCTATGGGAAGGCAAGCTGGAGGAGGAAATTCAGGAGGTCTACGCCGATGAACTGGCCGCCTGGAAGGTGACACCCGAAACAGTTCAGATGCCCGCTGGGGAGAATTTGCAACAGGTGTGGGAGCGGGCGATCGCCGCCTGGAATGAAATCGTCGCCAGCGCACCGAGCAATCGCCCCATTACCATCCTCGTCGTTGCCCACGATGCGGTCAACAAAGCCATCCTTAGCGGTCTGATGGGCTGGGGCCCAGAAAAGTTCTGGGTGTTTAAGCAGGGCAACGGCGCAGTCACGGTAATCGACTATCCCCACGGCCC
- a CDS encoding YciI family protein encodes MPKYVMWGSYCENVVEKRAPYRQAHLDRLAQLKAAGSVVTLGPTQDLTMVFGVYDAPDEAAARTLIEEDPYWSAGIWTEYHLKEWIQAF; translated from the coding sequence ATGCCGAAATACGTCATGTGGGGCAGCTACTGCGAAAACGTCGTCGAAAAACGCGCCCCCTATCGCCAGGCCCACCTCGATCGCCTCGCGCAACTCAAAGCCGCTGGTTCCGTCGTCACCCTCGGTCCTACCCAGGATCTGACGATGGTCTTCGGCGTGTATGACGCACCCGATGAGGCCGCCGCTCGCACGCTGATCGAAGAAGACCCCTACTGGAGCGCAGGCATCTGGACGGAATATCACCTGAAGGAATGGATTCAGGCGTTTTAA
- a CDS encoding transglycosylase domain-containing protein produces MSSNTARQKKPQKKASAKSRAANAANAPRVESYVQTNNLAPIYKFVQAVGKVTAGTLLGTTMLTSSVIAGGLVGLAISFRNLPDVRVLRNYIPAETSYVYDVKGVLLDSIHDEFNREVVELDEVSPHLKRAVLAIEDSYFYQHHGINPTSVGRALLSNLEEGRTVEGGSTVTMQLIKNLFLTPERSLSRKIAEAVLALRLEQIFTKPQILEMYLNQVYWGHNNYGAQTAAQSYFRKPASQLNLAEAAMMAGLIQAPEEYSPFVNYQLAKRRQAIVLNRMLELKWITPQEAAAAKQQPIILGDITSFTTSRSPYITEAVEQELQARFGRDAVLKGGMRVQTTIDLNMQNMAEQVVREGHRSLRRQGVRADQMALVAVDPRTHFVKAMVGGVDYQTSQYNRAIQALRQPGSAFKPFVYYAALASGKYTPESTVMDTPVSYPDGYETYRPQNYGGGFYGAMSFRAALEQSRNIPAVKLGQEVGINRVIEVCRTLGIKSPIEPVVSLPLGSVDLTPLEMAAAYATFASGGWQSDTTFIVRVTDSTGRVLLDNTPSPQLVLDPWAVASLNDIMQGVITRGTAQGASIGRPAAGKTGTTSAERDIWFVGYVPQLSVAVWVGNDNYSPVGQGVTGGRYVAPIWRNFMLRALKDVPVENFQPPSAFIRP; encoded by the coding sequence GTGTCGTCAAACACCGCCCGTCAAAAGAAACCCCAAAAGAAAGCATCTGCCAAGTCGCGTGCTGCCAATGCCGCCAATGCGCCTCGGGTTGAGAGCTATGTTCAGACCAATAATCTCGCCCCCATCTACAAGTTTGTGCAGGCCGTTGGCAAGGTCACGGCTGGAACGCTGCTGGGCACCACGATGCTGACCAGTTCCGTCATCGCGGGGGGGCTGGTGGGGTTGGCCATTAGCTTCCGCAACCTGCCCGATGTGCGAGTCCTGCGGAACTATATCCCAGCTGAAACGAGCTACGTGTATGACGTGAAAGGGGTGCTGCTCGACAGCATTCACGACGAGTTCAACCGCGAAGTGGTAGAACTGGATGAGGTATCGCCCCACCTGAAGCGGGCTGTGCTTGCAATTGAAGACAGCTATTTCTACCAGCACCACGGCATTAACCCCACCAGCGTCGGGCGGGCGCTGCTCAGCAACCTGGAAGAAGGGCGCACAGTGGAAGGCGGCTCGACGGTGACGATGCAGTTGATCAAGAACCTGTTTCTCACGCCAGAGCGATCGCTCAGCCGAAAAATTGCCGAAGCCGTGCTGGCGCTGCGTCTAGAGCAAATCTTCACCAAGCCTCAGATCCTGGAAATGTACCTGAACCAGGTCTATTGGGGACACAACAACTACGGCGCACAAACCGCTGCCCAGAGTTATTTCCGCAAGCCCGCCTCGCAGCTAAATTTGGCGGAGGCGGCCATGATGGCTGGGCTAATCCAGGCTCCAGAAGAATACAGTCCCTTTGTGAATTACCAGCTAGCCAAGCGCCGTCAGGCGATTGTGCTGAATCGGATGCTGGAGCTGAAGTGGATTACGCCCCAGGAAGCCGCCGCCGCAAAGCAACAGCCGATTATCCTGGGTGATATTACCTCGTTCACTACCAGCCGCTCGCCCTACATCACCGAAGCCGTCGAGCAGGAACTCCAGGCACGATTTGGTCGGGATGCGGTGCTGAAAGGCGGAATGCGCGTGCAGACCACCATCGACCTGAATATGCAAAACATGGCCGAGCAGGTGGTTCGGGAAGGCCACCGCAGCCTGCGTCGCCAGGGCGTTCGGGCAGACCAGATGGCGCTGGTGGCGGTAGATCCACGCACCCATTTCGTGAAGGCAATGGTCGGTGGTGTAGACTACCAGACCAGCCAATACAACCGAGCGATCCAGGCGCTGCGACAGCCGGGATCTGCCTTCAAGCCGTTTGTGTACTACGCAGCGCTGGCATCGGGTAAGTACACGCCAGAGTCTACTGTGATGGACACGCCCGTTAGCTATCCCGACGGCTACGAAACCTACCGTCCGCAAAACTATGGCGGCGGCTTTTATGGAGCGATGAGCTTTCGGGCGGCGCTGGAGCAGTCGCGCAACATTCCTGCTGTAAAGCTGGGTCAGGAGGTGGGGATTAACCGCGTGATCGAAGTCTGCCGAACGCTGGGCATCAAGAGTCCGATTGAACCCGTGGTGTCGCTGCCCTTGGGGTCGGTGGATTTGACCCCGCTGGAGATGGCGGCGGCCTATGCCACCTTTGCCAGCGGCGGCTGGCAGTCGGACACGACCTTTATCGTCCGCGTGACGGACAGCACCGGGCGCGTGCTGTTGGACAATACGCCCAGCCCGCAGCTTGTGCTAGATCCCTGGGCGGTGGCCTCGCTCAACGACATTATGCAGGGCGTGATTACTCGCGGCACGGCGCAGGGGGCCAGTATCGGCAGACCTGCTGCGGGCAAGACGGGCACCACTTCTGCGGAACGAGATATCTGGTTTGTGGGCTATGTGCCTCAGCTTTCGGTGGCGGTGTGGGTAGGCAACGACAACTACAGCCCCGTCGGACAGGGCGTAACGGGGGGGCGCTATGTCGCTCCGATTTGGCGAAACTTTATGCTGCGGGCGCTGAAGGATGTGCCTGTGGAGAACTTCCAGCCGCCGTCAGCGTTTATCCGACCGTAG
- the tyrS gene encoding tyrosine--tRNA ligase — protein MADLSTDPSFQWLYRGISEIFPDQRESQSADENLARRLAESDRPLRIKFGIDPTGTDIHLGHSTVYRKLRAFQDAGHTAILLIGDFTARIGDPTGKSDVRKQLTEAEVAQNAQTYLDQLRPILDFDTPGRLEIRYNSEWLSKLDLAKILELLGTMTVGQMLAKEGFAERYEKETPIYLHEFLYPLMQGYDSVALAADVELGGTDQKFNLAVGRDLQRHFGQRPQFGLLMPILPGTDGVQKMSKSLNNYVALREDPLSMYSKLEKIPDSAILQYFELLTNLPLDALPENPRDRQKLLALEVVSQYHGKEAALEAQKSALNLVQGDATKAEAVPEFSLSGIQFPAKLAYILGASGLCKSSSDGRRQIQGGAVRLDGDRLDNPDTSFDAPDALTGKVLQVGKNRFTRLVP, from the coding sequence ATGGCTGATTTATCGACTGATCCCTCTTTTCAATGGCTGTATCGGGGCATCAGCGAAATTTTTCCCGATCAGCGAGAATCGCAGAGCGCTGACGAAAACCTGGCGCGACGGCTGGCGGAGAGCGATCGCCCCCTCCGCATCAAGTTTGGCATCGACCCCACGGGCACCGATATTCACCTGGGACACAGCACGGTCTATCGCAAGCTGCGGGCGTTTCAGGATGCGGGCCACACCGCGATTTTGCTAATCGGTGATTTTACCGCCCGCATTGGCGACCCCACGGGCAAATCGGACGTGCGGAAGCAGTTGACCGAGGCAGAGGTCGCCCAAAATGCCCAGACCTATCTGGATCAGCTCCGCCCGATTTTGGACTTTGATACGCCGGGGCGACTGGAGATCCGCTACAACTCCGAATGGCTGTCAAAGCTTGATCTGGCAAAGATTCTAGAACTGCTGGGCACGATGACCGTGGGGCAAATGCTGGCGAAGGAGGGCTTTGCCGAGCGCTACGAAAAGGAGACACCGATTTATCTGCATGAATTTCTCTATCCGCTGATGCAGGGCTACGACTCGGTGGCGCTGGCGGCGGACGTGGAACTGGGCGGCACCGACCAGAAATTTAACCTGGCAGTGGGGCGCGACTTGCAGCGGCACTTTGGGCAGCGACCGCAGTTTGGGCTGCTGATGCCGATTTTGCCAGGAACGGACGGTGTTCAAAAAATGTCCAAATCGCTCAACAACTACGTGGCGCTGCGGGAAGACCCGCTGTCGATGTATTCCAAGCTGGAGAAAATTCCCGACAGCGCCATCCTGCAATATTTTGAGCTGCTGACCAACCTGCCGCTGGATGCGCTGCCCGAAAACCCGCGCGATCGCCAAAAACTCCTCGCCCTCGAAGTTGTTAGCCAATATCATGGCAAAGAAGCCGCCCTCGAAGCCCAAAAGTCTGCGCTGAATCTGGTGCAGGGCGACGCGACAAAAGCCGAAGCAGTGCCAGAGTTTTCCCTCAGCGGCATTCAGTTTCCCGCTAAGCTGGCCTACATCCTGGGAGCCAGCGGCCTGTGCAAGAGCAGCAGTGACGGGCGACGACAGATCCAGGGCGGTGCAGTGCGGCTAGATGGCGATCGCCTCGACAATCCTGACACAAGCTTTGACGCACCCGACGCGCTCACAGGGAAGGTGCTGCAAGTGGGCAAAAATCGCTTTACCCGACTCGTGCCCTAG